Proteins found in one Desulfosoma sp. genomic segment:
- a CDS encoding redox-sensing transcriptional repressor Rex — MAWLHAQGLLRRVPARHQRLHEGQRMKFAKIPMATINRLSIYVRTLQELLEEDVDVISSERLAKQCGVNPAQIRKDLAYFGEFGVRGVGYHVADLVNQIKEILGLNRTWNLAMVGLGNIGSSMVRHGNFVKHGYIFTAAFDVDPQKVGKKLPNGLIVNHVDELEEVVRERDVHIGVIATPASAAQSVANQLILAGINGILNFAPVQIQVPDCCHVENVDFTIKLDCIAYHLSSGV, encoded by the coding sequence GTGGCATGGCTGCATGCACAAGGGCTTTTAAGGCGCGTTCCGGCGCGGCACCAACGGCTGCATGAGGGGCAGAGGATGAAATTTGCCAAAATCCCCATGGCGACCATTAACCGCCTGTCCATTTATGTTCGCACGTTACAAGAGCTTCTTGAAGAAGATGTGGACGTGATCTCTTCAGAGCGATTGGCCAAGCAGTGCGGAGTCAATCCTGCGCAGATTCGAAAGGACCTGGCTTACTTTGGAGAATTTGGGGTTCGAGGCGTCGGTTACCACGTGGCGGATCTGGTCAATCAAATCAAGGAGATTTTAGGGCTCAACCGTACGTGGAATCTGGCCATGGTGGGTTTGGGCAACATCGGCTCATCCATGGTTCGTCACGGCAATTTTGTCAAGCATGGCTACATTTTTACGGCAGCCTTTGACGTGGATCCTCAGAAGGTGGGAAAGAAGCTTCCCAACGGACTGATCGTGAATCATGTGGACGAACTGGAAGAAGTGGTGCGGGAAAGGGACGTCCACATCGGGGTCATCGCGACACCGGCCAGTGCAGCCCAAAGTGTTGCCAATCAACTCATTCTTGCAGGGATCAACGGCATCCTCAATTTCGCTCCGGTACAGATCCAGGTGCCGGATTGCTGCCACGTGGAAAACGTGGACTTCACCATCAAGCTGGACTGTATCGCCTACCATTTATCCTCGGGTGTTTAA
- the atpE gene encoding ATP synthase F0 subunit C, whose protein sequence is MSRKVGFFTTLLVLGLTTLAMAADAGSAEKVEGLRFFMYSAVAAGFGIAIAAFGTGLGQGMAIKSSVEGVARNPEASGKITVTMMIGLAMIESLCIYALVIALILIYANPVSKLIQGFVGLAH, encoded by the coding sequence ATGTCTAGGAAAGTTGGGTTCTTCACGACGCTGTTGGTTCTCGGGTTGACCACGTTGGCCATGGCTGCGGACGCGGGATCGGCCGAAAAGGTCGAAGGCCTTCGGTTCTTCATGTATTCGGCCGTGGCCGCAGGATTCGGGATCGCCATCGCCGCCTTCGGGACGGGCTTGGGCCAGGGCATGGCCATCAAGAGCTCCGTGGAAGGTGTGGCCCGCAACCCGGAAGCCTCCGGCAAGATCACGGTGACCATGATGATCGGTCTGGCCATGATCGAGTCCCTGTGTATCTACGCTCTGGTCATCGCCCTCATCCTCATCTACGCCAACCCGGTCTCCAAGCTCATCCAGGGCTTCGTGGGCCTGGCGCACTAA
- the atpB gene encoding F0F1 ATP synthase subunit A, translating into MEHPVLFLSILLEKLGLPIVHSADEAHTFLQKLLLPHVVYTWVVAAVLLILAKLAVSRLELVPSGGQNFFEMVLTGIEDFMVGITGEEGRFAFPLIATLGFFILLSNYMGMIPGFFAPTANINTTAACALIVVTFTHVIGIRFHGVKYIKHFMGPIWWLTPLIFPIELIGHTARVLSLSIRLFGNIFGEELVLAILFFLAGLYLAPLPIMFLGLFTGFVQAFIFCLLSSMYFAGAIEEAH; encoded by the coding sequence ATGGAACATCCGGTCTTGTTTCTCAGCATTCTTTTGGAGAAGCTGGGACTTCCCATCGTCCACAGCGCTGATGAAGCTCACACCTTTTTGCAAAAGCTGCTTCTACCCCATGTGGTGTACACCTGGGTGGTGGCCGCTGTGCTGCTCATTCTGGCCAAGCTGGCCGTAAGCCGCCTGGAATTGGTGCCGTCGGGCGGCCAGAACTTTTTTGAAATGGTCCTCACAGGGATTGAAGATTTCATGGTGGGGATTACGGGAGAGGAAGGACGCTTCGCCTTTCCGCTTATCGCCACTTTGGGCTTTTTCATTCTCTTGAGCAATTACATGGGGATGATTCCAGGCTTTTTCGCACCTACGGCCAACATCAACACCACGGCGGCCTGCGCCCTTATCGTGGTGACGTTTACGCATGTCATTGGCATCAGGTTTCACGGCGTCAAATACATCAAACATTTTATGGGTCCCATCTGGTGGTTGACCCCTCTGATTTTCCCGATCGAACTCATCGGCCATACGGCGCGCGTGCTCAGCCTGTCCATCCGTCTCTTTGGAAACATTTTCGGTGAAGAGCTGGTGCTGGCCATTTTGTTCTTCCTTGCGGGTCTGTATCTGGCTCCTCTGCCCATCATGTTCTTGGGGCTTTTCACCGGGTTTGTGCAGGCGTTCATCTTTTGTCTGCTGTCGTCCATGTATTTCGCAGGCGCCATTGAAGAGGCGCACTAG
- a CDS encoding ATP synthase subunit I, with the protein MVTLLSDDKLVRRIQLVNVILLFFAVLSAAILFSAREALGVLLGGATVTASFHVMKWQMRRAFRYPGQPPSKGALFVKYYLRFLGTVFVVFTVLYEGWVDPPAFLVGLSVVMVSIVLVAIHEAAKMVMRGER; encoded by the coding sequence GTGGTTACCCTGCTGAGTGACGATAAGCTGGTTCGGCGCATTCAGCTTGTGAATGTGATTCTTCTCTTTTTTGCCGTGCTAAGTGCCGCGATCCTGTTTTCCGCAAGGGAAGCTCTGGGAGTGCTTCTGGGAGGGGCGACGGTCACGGCAAGTTTTCATGTGATGAAGTGGCAGATGCGCCGGGCTTTTCGATACCCCGGGCAACCCCCGTCCAAAGGGGCGCTCTTTGTCAAGTACTACCTGCGATTCCTTGGCACCGTGTTCGTGGTCTTTACGGTGCTCTATGAAGGATGGGTGGATCCGCCGGCGTTCCTTGTGGGGTTGTCGGTGGTGATGGTTAGCATTGTGTTGGTGGCCATACACGAAGCGGCGAAAATGGTCATGAGGGGAGAGAGGTAG
- a CDS encoding AtpZ/AtpI family protein, with the protein MKEETKKYLKQVGLASTLGFSVAFAIFIGVAIGYWLDASFGTFPWLTLIFLVMGIIAGFRNYVRFMRKQQREDQRRP; encoded by the coding sequence ATGAAAGAAGAGACGAAGAAGTACCTGAAGCAGGTGGGTTTAGCGAGCACCCTGGGATTCTCGGTGGCTTTCGCCATTTTCATCGGCGTAGCGATCGGGTACTGGCTGGATGCCAGTTTTGGAACTTTCCCATGGCTCACACTGATTTTTTTGGTCATGGGGATCATCGCGGGCTTTCGCAACTACGTTCGGTTCATGCGAAAGCAGCAGCGCGAGGATCAGCGAAGGCCGTAA
- the hemL gene encoding glutamate-1-semialdehyde 2,1-aminomutase encodes MAHNRISDELFRRAQAVIPGGVNSPVRSCRSVGASPFFVKRASGCRLEDEDGRIYIDYVGSWGPLIIGHAHPRVVEAVRFAATQGTSYGVPCRLEVELAEKVVSMVPSMDMVRMVNSGTEATMSAIRLARGYTGRPKIIKFDGCYHGHSDCLLVKGGSGLATLGIPGSPGVPSEVVAHTLSLPYNDVASVEAAMQAHGETVACIIVEPVAGNMGTVIPKPDFLPELRRLCDAYGSLLIFDEVITGFRLGPGGAQERFSVRPDLTCLGKIIGGGLPVGAYGGRRDIMEKVAPLGQVYQAGTLSGNPLAMAAGLATLQVLSEPGVYESLEQKASALEAGLREAARIADVPVTINRIGSMGTGFFTQEDVTDFATALKSDTAAYAVFYREMLDRGIYLAPSQFESFFVSTAHEEEDLHRTAQAALESLRVVKEMLAR; translated from the coding sequence ATGGCACACAACAGGATTTCGGACGAGCTTTTCCGTCGAGCTCAGGCGGTCATTCCTGGAGGGGTGAACAGTCCGGTGCGGTCCTGCCGTTCCGTGGGGGCTTCTCCCTTCTTTGTGAAAAGGGCGTCGGGGTGTCGATTGGAAGACGAAGACGGACGGATTTACATCGACTATGTGGGATCCTGGGGACCTTTGATCATCGGGCATGCGCATCCTCGGGTGGTTGAGGCCGTGCGTTTTGCGGCAACCCAGGGTACCTCATACGGTGTTCCATGCCGGCTGGAAGTGGAATTGGCCGAAAAGGTTGTCTCCATGGTCCCCTCCATGGACATGGTGCGCATGGTGAATTCGGGCACGGAAGCCACCATGAGCGCCATTCGATTGGCGCGAGGTTATACGGGACGGCCGAAAATCATCAAGTTTGACGGTTGTTATCACGGCCACAGCGATTGCCTTCTGGTCAAAGGAGGATCCGGACTGGCGACGCTGGGCATTCCCGGAAGTCCCGGGGTACCTTCGGAGGTGGTGGCTCATACTTTGTCCTTGCCCTACAACGATGTGGCATCAGTGGAAGCTGCCATGCAAGCCCATGGGGAAACCGTCGCATGCATCATCGTGGAACCGGTGGCCGGAAACATGGGGACCGTGATTCCAAAACCAGATTTTCTTCCGGAGCTGCGCCGCTTATGTGACGCTTACGGCAGTCTGCTTATCTTCGATGAGGTGATCACCGGGTTTAGGCTGGGTCCCGGAGGGGCTCAGGAGCGATTCTCGGTGCGACCGGACCTTACCTGCCTTGGGAAAATCATCGGGGGCGGCCTTCCCGTAGGGGCCTACGGGGGCCGACGGGACATTATGGAAAAGGTGGCTCCTTTGGGTCAAGTGTACCAGGCTGGAACTCTGTCGGGAAATCCTTTGGCCATGGCCGCCGGCCTCGCCACACTCCAAGTGCTCTCGGAACCGGGGGTCTACGAATCTCTAGAACAAAAAGCATCAGCCCTGGAGGCGGGGCTTCGTGAAGCCGCCCGCATCGCCGATGTGCCGGTGACCATCAACCGCATCGGATCCATGGGCACCGGCTTTTTCACCCAGGAAGACGTCACGGATTTTGCCACGGCTTTAAAATCCGACACGGCCGCTTACGCGGTTTTTTATAGGGAAATGCTGGATCGAGGTATCTACCTGGCGCCGTCTCAGTTTGAAAGCTTTTTCGTGAGCACCGCCCATGAGGAAGAGGATCTGCACCGTACGGCGCAAGCCGCTCTGGAGTCACTAAGGGTGGTCAAAGAGATGTTGGCGCGCTGA
- a CDS encoding chloride channel protein, whose amino-acid sequence MNRFTEIRASLERNKTLRYVVYSVIIGVVSGLGACLFFVLLEWGTYFFQEHLAGYPLSKPGGERLVTLEPSPVFRRWMLLVLPAFGGLLSGFLVYRYAPEAEGHGTDALIDAFHNKNGMIRTRVPYIKGLASIITLATGGSAGREGPIAQIGAGFGSWVARLLRMNVRERRLMLLAGCAAGLGAIFRAPLGGALTAVEVLYREDFETEGIILCIMSSVIANAIFISIFGQRPIFDIPPIHFANPVELLFYAVLGLVCVPFGFAYVKVFYGMRDYFFRRIPLKKMLIPTIGGLMVGIIAYWRPEVMSSGYGTIQQALFGALPVSLMLGLAVLKILATSCTISSGGSGGVFGPSLFIGAMLGGAVGQISCGLFPQWVTDSGAFALVGMGAFFGGVAKAPIGALLMVCEMTGGYGLVVPLMFASVIAVLCSQGWSLYEKQVLNKFHSPAHRTDMVMNVLENLQVRDAYDPALPVTSLPQDMTFRELKRFMVHTRESFFPVVDDRFRLKGILSLHDVRSVLFEDSVAELLVVGELASPPISVRPDESLYEALMKFLASGYGQIPVEENDLGVVGMLRLEELMHAYHQEIQRLKED is encoded by the coding sequence GTGAACCGTTTTACCGAAATTCGAGCCTCCCTGGAACGCAACAAAACCTTACGCTACGTTGTCTACAGCGTGATCATCGGAGTGGTCAGCGGACTGGGGGCGTGCCTTTTCTTTGTTCTTTTGGAATGGGGAACCTATTTCTTTCAAGAACACCTGGCCGGTTATCCTTTAAGTAAACCCGGTGGTGAACGCCTGGTCACTCTGGAACCTTCCCCGGTCTTTCGCAGATGGATGCTTCTGGTGCTCCCCGCCTTTGGAGGACTTCTTTCAGGCTTTTTGGTTTATCGATACGCTCCGGAAGCCGAAGGGCACGGCACAGATGCTCTCATCGACGCTTTTCACAACAAAAACGGCATGATTCGAACCCGAGTACCTTACATTAAGGGCCTGGCTTCCATTATCACTCTGGCGACCGGGGGAAGTGCGGGTCGAGAAGGGCCCATTGCCCAGATTGGCGCCGGCTTTGGTTCCTGGGTGGCGCGCTTATTGCGCATGAATGTTCGGGAACGGCGCTTGATGCTGTTGGCGGGATGCGCCGCCGGTCTCGGGGCTATCTTTCGGGCTCCCTTGGGAGGAGCCCTGACGGCTGTTGAAGTGCTTTACCGGGAGGACTTCGAAACGGAAGGCATTATTCTTTGCATCATGTCTTCCGTGATCGCCAATGCCATTTTTATCAGCATCTTTGGGCAGCGCCCCATTTTTGACATTCCTCCCATTCATTTTGCCAATCCCGTGGAACTACTCTTTTATGCCGTTTTGGGCCTGGTGTGTGTGCCGTTCGGATTCGCCTATGTTAAAGTCTTTTACGGCATGCGCGATTATTTCTTTCGACGGATTCCCTTAAAAAAAATGCTCATTCCCACCATTGGAGGCTTGATGGTGGGAATCATCGCCTACTGGCGACCCGAAGTCATGAGCAGCGGGTACGGCACGATTCAACAAGCCCTATTCGGCGCCTTGCCCGTTTCTTTGATGCTCGGCCTTGCCGTGTTGAAGATTCTGGCCACTTCATGCACCATATCTTCAGGCGGCAGCGGAGGTGTCTTTGGGCCGTCTCTTTTTATCGGGGCCATGTTAGGAGGGGCTGTCGGCCAGATTTCGTGCGGCCTTTTTCCCCAGTGGGTGACGGATTCGGGGGCTTTTGCTTTGGTTGGCATGGGGGCGTTTTTCGGCGGCGTGGCCAAAGCTCCCATCGGGGCGCTGCTCATGGTTTGCGAGATGACAGGGGGTTACGGTCTCGTCGTGCCCTTGATGTTTGCGTCTGTGATTGCCGTGCTGTGCTCCCAGGGCTGGTCCTTGTACGAAAAACAGGTGCTGAACAAATTTCATTCTCCGGCTCACCGCACCGACATGGTGATGAACGTTCTGGAAAACCTCCAAGTGCGAGATGCCTATGATCCTGCCTTGCCTGTGACCAGCCTTCCCCAGGACATGACATTTCGAGAGCTCAAAAGATTCATGGTCCACACGCGTGAGTCCTTTTTTCCGGTGGTGGATGACCGGTTTCGTCTCAAGGGAATCTTGTCGCTTCATGATGTGCGTTCCGTGCTCTTTGAAGACTCGGTGGCGGAACTTCTCGTTGTCGGCGAATTGGCATCTCCTCCCATCAGCGTGCGCCCGGATGAGAGCCTATACGAAGCCCTGATGAAATTCCTGGCTTCAGGATACGGCCAGATTCCCGTGGAAGAAAACGATTTGGGGGTTGTAGGAATGCTTCGGCTGGAAGAATTGATGCACGCCTATCATCAAGAGATTCAGAGACTAAAGGAAGATTGA
- a CDS encoding Rne/Rng family ribonuclease, which translates to MAAELIINADFYETRVALVENGQVAELYIERASDAGIAGNIYKGRVVRVLPGMQAAFVDIGLEKAAFLYVSDVHHPLMEMDQIFQDATPEREEPQEPEPYQVTGDSETPLEERQLPDLPIEDRLREGQEILVQVAKEPLGNKGARITTHVTLPGRNLVLMPLMDHVGVSRRIEDEKERKRLRDLVLDIKPAHCGFIVRTAAEGEDAEKIQAEMEFLLKLWQNIQRRSENAPVPSLVYRDLDITLRAVRDLFTKEVDRLVIDNPQEYKKVLQFTETFLPSLKNGIELYEGSEPIFDAYGIEMEVQRALSKKIWLKSGGYIVIETTEALTAIDVNTGRYVGKRNLEETILKTNLEAVKEIACQLRLRNIGGIIIIDFIDMEKEANREKVFNALKEAVRKDKSKTNILRMSELGLIEMTRKRTRESIGRTLCEPCFYCEGHGQLKSTQTLCYEILREIQREQRDLFGRNVLIQVHPRVAARLLDEERASLERLEEALHACFHVQGERNFHVEQYEITVEEN; encoded by the coding sequence ATGGCTGCGGAATTGATCATCAACGCCGATTTTTATGAGACTCGGGTCGCTCTTGTAGAAAACGGCCAGGTGGCTGAACTTTACATCGAAAGAGCGTCCGATGCAGGCATTGCCGGCAATATCTATAAGGGACGTGTGGTTCGTGTCCTTCCCGGAATGCAGGCAGCCTTTGTGGATATCGGCCTGGAGAAGGCAGCTTTCTTGTATGTGAGTGATGTCCACCATCCTTTAATGGAAATGGATCAGATTTTTCAGGATGCCACACCCGAACGGGAAGAACCCCAAGAGCCGGAACCTTACCAAGTCACAGGGGATTCCGAGACACCGCTGGAAGAAAGACAACTTCCGGATCTTCCCATTGAAGACAGATTACGGGAAGGTCAGGAAATTCTTGTGCAGGTGGCCAAGGAACCCTTGGGAAACAAAGGGGCGAGAATCACCACCCATGTGACATTACCGGGAAGAAACCTGGTGCTCATGCCCCTCATGGACCATGTGGGGGTTTCTCGCCGTATCGAAGACGAAAAGGAACGCAAGCGCCTGAGGGACCTGGTCCTTGACATCAAGCCGGCTCATTGCGGCTTCATCGTGCGGACGGCGGCCGAAGGTGAAGACGCTGAAAAGATTCAGGCGGAAATGGAGTTCCTGCTCAAGCTGTGGCAAAACATTCAGCGCCGCTCCGAAAACGCTCCGGTCCCGTCCCTGGTGTACCGGGATTTGGATATCACCCTGAGAGCCGTTCGAGATCTTTTCACCAAGGAAGTGGACCGCCTTGTCATTGATAACCCCCAAGAGTACAAGAAAGTGTTGCAGTTTACGGAAACCTTTTTGCCTTCCTTGAAAAACGGCATCGAGCTTTACGAAGGTTCCGAACCCATCTTTGACGCCTACGGAATCGAGATGGAGGTGCAAAGGGCGCTCAGCAAGAAGATCTGGCTGAAGTCCGGGGGCTATATCGTCATAGAAACCACGGAAGCTCTTACAGCCATTGATGTCAATACCGGTCGTTACGTGGGCAAGCGGAACCTGGAAGAAACCATTCTCAAAACCAATCTGGAAGCCGTCAAGGAAATCGCCTGCCAGCTGAGGCTTCGAAATATCGGAGGTATCATCATCATTGATTTTATCGACATGGAAAAGGAGGCTAATCGCGAAAAGGTTTTTAACGCCTTGAAGGAAGCTGTGCGCAAAGACAAGAGCAAAACCAACATCTTGCGCATGTCGGAGCTGGGCCTTATTGAAATGACCCGAAAACGAACCCGGGAAAGCATCGGACGAACACTCTGCGAGCCCTGTTTCTATTGTGAAGGGCACGGGCAGCTCAAGTCCACCCAGACCTTGTGCTATGAAATCTTGCGAGAAATTCAAAGAGAACAAAGGGACCTTTTCGGTCGCAATGTGCTGATTCAAGTGCACCCGCGTGTGGCGGCCAGACTTCTGGACGAAGAACGCGCCTCTTTAGAAAGGCTGGAAGAAGCCCTGCACGCCTGTTTTCATGTTCAGGGGGAACGTAACTTTCATGTGGAGCAGTATGAAATCACTGTGGAAGAGAATTGA
- a CDS encoding TIGR03960 family B12-binding radical SAM protein gives MLSSDLLDRLLLEIQRPGRYLGGEIHARAKRFEEADVRYVLAFPDVYEVGMSHLGIQLLYHRLNDMEGVLADRVYAPWPDFEKRLKETRKLLYALESRRPLKDFDFLGFSLQYELSYTNILTILDLAGIPLHSEDRDLSHPFVIAGGPCAYNPEPLAPFFDLIVLGEGEQVLTDLTQAYRDWKASRGTRREFLEGIRRLPGIYVPCFFEPHYDTAGRFMGLQPQFADYTSVRKRVVTDLDLESPLPERPLVPLVEIVHDRLGLEIARGCTRGCRFCQAGFVYRPVRERHPKNLLEKACRAVTETGFEEVSLLSLSTGDYCQLGWLLHAVMQEMEGRRVALSFPSMRVGTLSQDFMECIRRVRKTGFTVAPEAGSRRLRCLINKNIEEEDLYETVKDAYRLGWKGIKLYFMMGLPTETLEDLDEIVRLSLRVWQLGKPYRAGVHVAVSTFVPKPMTPFQWTGQIARGEINRRLDFLKERLKRPGLRLKWHHPDLSVLEAALARGDRRFARVVEAAWRKGARFDAWDELFQRNIWDKAFAEAGLNADVEAQRSLGASNPLPWDHLSAGVLKSYLWREWEKALAYERTGDCRWESCFGCGACDGVHVKPQLIEDFKPEIVPRVAVPAEAPKILYAYTLRFAKKDQARFYGQLEMNRIMERALRRSGLPVTYTQGYHPHAKVSFREALPVGMESEVEEATIQLREPVAETEIVKRLNAVLPQGFRVLHATRSDETPRKATAFRVTYRLSGLTEELAEAIITRYAACADHLVSKKTKRGHVEVRCADVLLSIRRLDATTVAMELVERATARFRPQSFLEVLLPEAGDLFKACRLCKVSVAPLEE, from the coding sequence ATGTTGTCGAGTGATCTTTTGGACCGGCTTCTTCTGGAAATTCAACGCCCCGGGCGGTATCTGGGCGGTGAAATTCATGCCCGCGCCAAGAGATTTGAAGAGGCTGATGTCCGCTACGTCTTAGCCTTTCCCGATGTGTATGAAGTGGGCATGAGCCACCTCGGCATACAACTCCTTTACCATCGCTTGAATGACATGGAAGGCGTCCTGGCGGACCGCGTGTATGCTCCCTGGCCCGACTTTGAAAAGCGCCTTAAAGAAACCCGCAAGCTTCTCTATGCCTTAGAAAGCCGACGTCCGCTCAAGGACTTTGATTTCCTCGGTTTCAGTCTTCAGTACGAACTAAGCTACACGAACATTTTGACGATTCTGGATTTGGCCGGCATTCCCCTTCACAGTGAAGATCGAGATCTTTCGCATCCCTTTGTCATTGCCGGAGGCCCTTGTGCATACAATCCGGAACCTTTGGCGCCTTTTTTCGATCTCATCGTTCTAGGGGAAGGCGAACAGGTCCTGACGGATCTGACGCAGGCTTACCGAGATTGGAAAGCGTCCCGGGGGACTCGACGCGAATTTCTTGAAGGGATACGTCGTCTCCCCGGTATTTATGTCCCTTGTTTTTTTGAACCGCATTATGACACTGCGGGCCGATTCATGGGGCTCCAACCCCAGTTTGCCGATTACACCTCTGTCAGAAAGAGGGTCGTTACGGATTTGGACCTGGAAAGCCCTCTGCCGGAACGTCCTTTGGTTCCCTTGGTGGAGATTGTGCATGACCGCTTAGGACTGGAGATCGCTCGAGGATGCACTCGAGGCTGCCGGTTTTGCCAGGCGGGTTTCGTGTATCGCCCTGTTCGGGAGCGCCATCCAAAGAATCTTTTGGAAAAGGCCTGTCGGGCTGTTACTGAAACCGGCTTTGAAGAGGTGTCCTTGCTCTCTTTAAGTACAGGGGACTACTGCCAGCTTGGCTGGTTGCTTCACGCTGTCATGCAGGAAATGGAAGGACGTCGTGTGGCTCTCTCTTTTCCTTCCATGCGGGTCGGGACCCTTTCCCAGGACTTCATGGAGTGCATTCGCCGCGTACGCAAAACGGGATTTACGGTGGCTCCGGAAGCAGGGAGTCGTCGTCTTCGATGCCTTATCAACAAGAACATCGAAGAAGAGGATCTCTACGAGACCGTCAAGGATGCCTACCGTCTGGGCTGGAAAGGCATCAAGCTCTACTTCATGATGGGCCTTCCTACAGAAACCTTGGAAGACCTCGACGAAATCGTCCGTTTGAGCCTTCGAGTTTGGCAGTTGGGAAAACCATATCGAGCCGGAGTGCACGTGGCGGTTTCGACCTTTGTGCCAAAGCCCATGACACCCTTTCAATGGACGGGGCAGATCGCCAGAGGGGAAATAAACCGTCGACTGGATTTTCTTAAGGAGCGGTTGAAACGTCCAGGTCTACGATTGAAATGGCACCATCCCGACCTGAGTGTTCTAGAGGCGGCTTTGGCCCGAGGGGATCGGCGTTTCGCAAGGGTGGTGGAGGCTGCCTGGCGCAAAGGTGCCCGCTTTGATGCTTGGGACGAGCTCTTTCAGCGGAACATCTGGGACAAGGCTTTTGCCGAAGCGGGTCTGAACGCCGACGTTGAAGCGCAGCGCTCCCTTGGCGCCTCGAATCCTCTGCCATGGGACCATCTCAGTGCCGGGGTGCTCAAGAGCTATCTGTGGAGGGAATGGGAAAAAGCCCTGGCCTATGAGCGAACGGGGGATTGTCGTTGGGAATCCTGCTTCGGATGCGGTGCCTGTGACGGAGTCCATGTGAAACCACAGCTCATTGAGGACTTCAAGCCCGAGATTGTGCCACGGGTCGCTGTGCCCGCTGAAGCCCCCAAGATTCTTTATGCGTACACGCTGCGGTTCGCTAAAAAGGACCAAGCCCGTTTCTACGGCCAGTTGGAAATGAACCGCATCATGGAAAGGGCCCTGCGCCGCTCCGGGCTTCCGGTGACTTATACCCAAGGGTATCATCCCCATGCCAAGGTTTCCTTTCGAGAAGCTCTGCCGGTGGGGATGGAAAGCGAAGTGGAGGAAGCGACCATTCAGTTGCGAGAGCCTGTGGCCGAAACGGAAATCGTAAAGCGTCTCAACGCGGTTTTACCGCAAGGTTTTCGTGTGCTCCACGCGACCCGTTCTGACGAAACCCCTCGAAAAGCCACAGCGTTTCGAGTGACCTATCGTCTTTCCGGTTTGACCGAAGAACTGGCGGAAGCTATCATAACTCGCTATGCCGCATGCGCGGATCACTTGGTTAGCAAAAAGACCAAAAGAGGGCACGTTGAGGTTCGATGCGCCGATGTCTTACTTTCCATACGTCGCCTCGATGCAACCACCGTGGCCATGGAACTTGTGGAACGAGCCACGGCACGTTTTCGGCCGCAGAGCTTTCTTGAAGTGTTGTTGCCGGAAGCCGGCGACCTTTTCAAGGCGTGCCGATTGTGCAAAGTCTCCGTGGCGCCCTTAGAGGAATGA